A window of the Candidatus Kryptoniota bacterium genome harbors these coding sequences:
- a CDS encoding acyl-CoA thioesterase, producing the protein MIELVLPNDTNQLGSLLGGRLMHWIDIAAAIAASRHSNHVCVTAAVDGISFLNPIKLGQLVLIRASVNRVFNTSMEVGVKVLAENPLTGERKHSNSAFLTFVSIDNEGKPVKSVHVKPETAEEVRRFEQALFRREQRLKHREEAKRIWSDTARDQG; encoded by the coding sequence ATGATCGAACTTGTTTTGCCAAATGATACCAACCAGCTTGGCAGCCTCCTTGGCGGAAGGTTGATGCACTGGATCGACATCGCCGCGGCAATAGCGGCGAGCAGACACTCCAACCATGTTTGTGTTACAGCGGCCGTCGACGGGATTAGCTTTCTTAATCCGATCAAACTCGGGCAGCTTGTACTCATTAGAGCGAGTGTCAACAGAGTGTTCAACACATCAATGGAGGTTGGAGTGAAGGTTCTTGCCGAGAACCCGTTGACCGGCGAGAGGAAGCATTCCAATTCGGCTTTTCTGACATTCGTGAGCATCGACAATGAAGGCAAGCCTGTGAAATCGGTTCATGTAAAGCCCGAGACTGCGGAAGAGGTTCGTCGTTTTGAGCAGGCGCTATTCCGGCGCGAACAGCGTCTCAAGCATCGTGAGGAGGCAAAGAGAATTTGGTCCGACACCGCCCGCGATCAGGGTTGA